The following proteins are encoded in a genomic region of Fusarium keratoplasticum isolate Fu6.1 chromosome 9, whole genome shotgun sequence:
- a CDS encoding Hydroxyacylglutathione hydrolase — protein sequence MVQYVFTPWRDRYELLLVREQLYASFDGISTTTQNPEQKPEDAGQQEHSGIIRPRQNIDDKEARRKQHQAVARVSMWMQRGNCPHMVESTALLMAAMLSDGEAAAGENAASSAYAVRAAYSAAFSRFVTGLLDGHQDKQRKQSMYSIAKTIGLPATFVELRHQSTHEQLPSLAKLRTAAKKALAWIWDYYWKHLGDDTGDPCRQMVLRYLREGDEAKLGIMIGEFERWPGERVVKTVDEVRSSLPGNQVFLKCAELSQRLKDLDGQKGAQDTGAADIPMKDTEAHEPAAGDGEATEVDQDFGWSQFEALAKITKPHIPFGIVLLHCNLDSFLCIYTPMYRLAARRPFLNKKFGIISTALAASRAMHIQSIPMWEGSHNNYAYLVVDDKSKDAVIIDPANPPEVAPVLKDAIQAGKINLTAIVNTHHHWDHAGGNKKLLAELGTPKLDIIGGKDCEGVTKTPGHGETFKLGDITVKGVHTPCHTQDSICFFMEDGNEKAVFTGDTLFIGGCGRFFEGSAAEMHEALNKRLAALPDDTLVYPGHEYTKSNVKFAASVSQRDAVQKLHSYAENNKVTTGKFTIGDEKEHNVFMRVEDPEIQKVTGETEPVAVMTKLREMKNNFKAPESKM from the exons ATGGTTCAATACGTCTTCACGCCGTGGCGCGACCGCTATGAACTTTTGCTGGTTCGCGAACAGCTCTACGCCTCATTTGACGGAatcagcaccaccacccagaACCCAGAGCAAAAGCCAGAAGATGCTGGTCAGCAGGAGCATTCGGGAATCATTCGGCCTCGCCAAAATATAGACGATAAAGAAGCGAGGAGGAAACAGCATCAGGCGGTTGCGCGGGTCTCGATGTGGATGCAGCGAGGAAATTGTCCTCATATGGTTGAGTCCACGGCCCTCTTGATGGCAGCCATGTTGagtgatggagaagcagctgCAGGGGAGAATGCAGCCTCATCAGCGTATGCTGTACGGGCAGCATACTCGGCGGCCTTTAGTCG GTTCGTTAccggcctcctcgatggccacCAGGACAAGCAGCGCAAGCAGAGCATGTACTCGATCGCAAAGACGATAGGTCTACCAGCCACATTTGTAGAGCTGCGGCATCAGTCCACACACGAGCAGCTACCCTCGTTGGCAAAGCTACGCACGGCGGCAAAGAAGGCTCTGGCGTGGATCTGGGACTACTACTGGAAGCACCTCGGCGACGACACGGGCGATCCATGTCGGCAGATGGTGCTGCGATATCTGCGCGAGGGAGATGAAGCTAAGCTGGGCATCATGATTGGCGAGTTTGAGCGGTGGCCGGGGGAGCGCGTGGTGAAGACGGTGGACGAGGTTAGGAGCAGTCTACCGGGGAACCAGGTGTTTCTCAAGTGCGCGGAACTGAGCCAGCGATTGAAGGATTTGGATGGACAAAAGGGCGCTCAGGACACTGGAGCTGCAGATATACCCATGAAGGATACTGAAGCTCATGAGCCTGCCGCAGGTGATGGAGAGGCGACAGAGGTTGACCAAGATTTTGGATGGTCACAGTTTGAAG CCCTGGCCAAGATTACAAAGCCTCACATCCCATTCGGCATCGTCCTCTTACACTGCAACCTTGACTCTTTCCTCTGCATTTACACACCTATGTATAGACTCGCGGCCAGACGACCGTTTCTCAACAAGAAATTTGGAATCATCTCCACAGCG CTTGCTGCATCCCGCGCCATGCATATCCAGTCGATTCCCATGT GGGAGGGGAGCCACAACAATTACGCCTACTTGGTGGTCGATGACAAATCCAAGGATGCTGTGATTATCGACCCTGCCAACCCTCCGGA AGTTGCTCCGGTTCTGAAGGATGCTATTCAGGCGGGCAAGATTAACCTGACGGCCATCGTCAACACTCATCA CCATTGGGACCATGCCGGAGGTAACAAGAAGCTG CTCGCTGAACTTGGCACTCCCAAGCTCGACATTATCGGAGGCAAGGACTGCGAGGGTGTCACCAAGACGCCTGGCCATGGCGAGACCTTTAAGCTGGGTGACATCACCGTGAAGGGTGTTCACACGCCCTGCCATACCCAGGACAGCATTTGTTTCTTCATGGAGGATGGAAATGAAAAGGCTGTTTTCACAGGAGATACTCTTTTCATCGGCG GCTGTGGAAGATTCTTCGAAGGCTCTGCGGCGGAGATGCACGAGGCCCTGAACAAGCGCCTCGCCGCTCTGCCAGATGACACCTTGGTCTAT CCTGGACATGAATACACCAAGTCCAACGTCAAGTTTGCGGCTTCTGTGTCGCAGCGAGATGCTGTGCAGAAGCTCCACTCGTATGCCGAGAACAACAAGGTGACGACTGGAAAGTTTACCATTGGAGATGAGAAG GAGCATAATGTGTTTATGAGAGTCGAG GATCCCGAAATCCAGAAGGTGACGGGCGAGACTGAGCCCGTGGCTGTTATGACAAAGTTGCGAGAGATGAAGAACAACTTTAA GGCTCCCGAGTCAAAGATGTAG
- a CDS encoding Saccharopine dehydrogenase, translating to MAQQSVLMLGAGFVTRPTLDVLTQSGIPVTVACRTLETAKKLSEGVNLATPISLDVSDEKALDAEVAKHDLVISLIPYTFHALVIKSAIRNKKNVVTTSYVSPAMMELDEEAKAAGITVMNEIGVDPGVDHLYAVKTIEEVHAEGGKILSFLSYCGGLPAPEVSGNPLGYKFSWSSRGVLLALRNAARYYQDGKIADVASKDLMGTAKPYFIYPGFAFVAYPNRDSTPYKERYNIPEAETIIRGTLRYQGFPQFIRVLVQIGFLDDTAQEALSQPIAWNEATKIIVGAKSSSAADLEEAIVSKATFDSPEDQKRILSGLRWIGLFSDEKITPRGNPLDTLCATLEKKMQFEEGERDLVMLQHKFEIEHKDGSHETRTSTLVEYGDPKGYSAMARLVGVPCAVAVKQVLNGTLSEKGILAPMNGKINNPILKELKEEYGIFCVEETVS from the exons ATGGCACAGCA ATCTGTTCTTATGCTCGGTGCGGGCTTTGTCACGCGTCCTACTCTGGACGTGTTGACCCAGAGCGGCATTCCCGTTACTGTTG CCTGCCGAACCCTCGAGAccgccaagaagctctccGAGGGCGTCAACCTCGCGACCCCGATCTCGCTCGATGTCAGCGACGAGAAGGCCCTCGATGCCGAAGTTGCCAAGCATGACCTTGTCATCAGCTTGATCCCTTACACTTTCCAcgccctcgtcatcaagTCTGCCATCCGCAACAAGAAGAATGTTGTCACCACTAGCTACGTCTCTCccgccatgatggagctcgacgaggaggccaaggctgctggtATCACCGTCATGAACGAGATTGGC GTTGACCCTGGTG TTGACCACCTGTACGCCGTCAAGACGATCGAGGAGGTCCACGCCGAGGGTGGAAAGATTCTGTCTTTCCTCAGCTACTGCGGTGGTCTCCCCGCCCCCGAGGTCTCTGGCAACCCTCTCGGATACAAGTTCTCTTGGTCTTCCCGCGgtgtcctcctcgccctgcGAAACGCTGCCCGATACTACCAGGACGGCAAGATCGCCGATGTTGCCTCCAAGGACCTGATGGGCACAGCCAAGCCCTACTTCATCTACCCCGGCTTCGCCTTCGTCGCCTACCCTAACCGAGACTCTACCCCCTACAAGGAGCGCTACAACATCCCCGAGGCTGAGACCATCATCCGAGGTACTCTCCGATACCAGGGATTCCCTCAGTTCATCCGAGTCCTGGTCCAGAttggcttcctcgacgaTACCGCTCAGGAGGCTCTCTCTCAGCCCATTGCCTGGAACGAGGCCACCAAGATCATTGTCGGTGCCAAGTCCTCCAGCGCTGCCGACCTTGAGGAGGCCATCGTCTCCAAGGCCACCTTTGACTCCCCTGAGGATCAGAAGCGTATCCTGAGCGGTCTCCGCTGGATCGGTCTCTTCTCTGACGAGAAGATCACCCCCCGCGGTAACCCCCTCGACACCCTCTGCGCTAccctcgagaagaagatgcaATTCGAGGAGGGTGAGCGTGATCTCGTCATGCTCCAGCACAAGTTCGAGATTGAGCACAAGGACGGCTCCCACGAGACCCGCACCTCTACCCTCGTTGAGTACGGTGACCCTAAGGGCTACTCAGCCATGGCTCGCTTGGTCGGCGTGCCTTGTGCCGTCGCTGTCAAGCAGGTCCTGAACGGCACCCTGTCTGAGAAGGGTATCCTGGCCCCCATGAAcggcaagatcaacaaccctatcctgaaggagctcaaggaggagtaCGGCATCTTCTGTGTTGAGGAGACTGTCTCCTAA